The proteins below are encoded in one region of Silene latifolia isolate original U9 population chromosome 2, ASM4854445v1, whole genome shotgun sequence:
- the LOC141643001 gene encoding beta-galactosidase 3-like: MKSLLLLFWVLILFLNLHLMQCSVTYDRKSLLIDGQRRIIISGSIHYPRSTPEMWEDLIIKAKQGGLDAIDTYVFWNVHEPSPSNYNFEGRNDLVRFLKIVHKAGLYAHLRLGPYVCAEWNFGGFPVWLKYVPGISFRTDNEPFKIAMQGFTEKIVSLLKSHNLYHSQGGPIILSQIENEYGNLRTHLGQEGYNYMSWAAKMAVSMQTGVPWTMCKDVSTPDPLINTCNGFYCHQFTPNRPYKPKLWTEAWSGWFSEFGKSSSQRPVQDLAFAVARFIQTGGSLVNYYMYHGGTNFGRTAGGPFITTSYDYDAPIDEYGLIRQAKYGHLKELHKAIKLCEPSLVAADPIVTELGPKQQAHVFYPEKGSCAAFLANYEIDSGVKVLFNNKHYNLPPWSISILPDCKNVAFNTAKVGEQTSHMEMMASNAKIYSWESYNEDVSAVDDGSTMSAFGLLEQLNVTRDSTDYLWYKTSVDVNPSDSSLHGGEQPTLVVQSTGHAVHVFINGRLIGSAFGDRKSRRFTFRKKVNLQPGTNKFALLSIAVGLPNVGGHFETWDTGILGPVVLEGLDKGKLDLSWERWTYQVGLKGESMNLASPNGISMVDWMDSKIAIQKGEPLMWHKAYFDAPEGNEPLAVDMHSMGKGQVWINGVSIGRYWTTIAQGECNGCSYSGRFQPPKCQVGCGKPSQRWYHVPRSWLKPTKNLLVVFEEIGGDPTKISLVKRSLSTVCAQISEYHPNIKSWQIETAESYGSTQEFHTTPKLRLRCAADQYISSISFASFGTPLGTCGRFEQGTCHAPTSYSVLQKRCIGKRTCAVAITNSNFGRDPCPNVLKRLSVQAVCSFSTSAMSTNQTNLHN, from the exons ATGAaatctttgttgttgttgttttgggtGTTAATCTTGTTTTTAAATCTACATTTGATGCAATGTAGTGTTACTTATGATAGAAAATCACTTTTGATTGATGGCCAAAGAAGAATTATCATTTCTGGTTCCATACATTACCCCAGAAGTACTCCCGAG ATGTGGGAAGATCTGATAATCAAGGCAAAACAAGGAGGACTTGATGCTATTGACACCTATGTCTTTTGGAATGTTCATGAGCCTTCTCCTTCCAAT TATAATTTTGAAGGAAGAAATGATCTGGTTAGATTCTTAAAGATTGTTCACAAAGCTGGCTTATATGCTCACCTTAGACTTGGACCTTATGTTTGTGCTGAGTGGAATTTTGG TGGGTTTCCAGTATGGCTAAAGTATGTTCCAGGCATCAGCTTCAGAACTGACAATGAACCTTTCAAG ATAGCAATGCAAGGATTCACTGAGAAGATAGTGAGCTTGCTCAAGAGTCATAACTTATATCACTCTCAGGGTGGACCGATTATTCTGTCTCAG ATTGAGAATGAGTATGGGAATCTAAGAACACATCTTGGCCAAGAGGGATATAATTATATGAGCTGGGCTGCTAAGATGGCAGTCAGTATGCAGACAGGTGTTCCTTGGACTATGTGCAAGGACGTGTCAACTCCTGATCCACTG ATTAACACCTGCAATGGCTTCTACTGTCATCAATTTACGCCAAATAGACCATATAAGCCAAAACTGTGGACAGAGGCTTGGAGTGGCTG GTTCAGTGAGTTTGGTAAGTCGAGCTCACAAAGACCGGTACAAGATTTGGCTTTTGCAGTTGCACGGTTCATACAGACAGGAGGATCCTTGGTGAACTACTACATG TACCATGGTGGGACAAACTTTGGACGAACTGCTGGGGGTCCGTTCATAACTACCAGCTATGACTATGATGCTCCTATTGATgaatatg GCTTAATAAGGCAGGCAAAGTACGGTCACTTGAAGGAGCTTCATAAAGCTATTAAGCTATGTGAACCTTCTTTGGTTGCAGCTGATCCTATTGTTACTGAATTGGGGCCCAAACAGCAG GCCCATGTATTCTATCCAGAGAAGGGGAGTTGTGCAGCCTTTCTTGCAAATTATGAAATCGACTCTGGTGTGAAAGTTCTGTTCAATAATAAGCACTATaacttacctccttggtccaTCAGCATTCTACCTGACTGCAAAAATGTCGCATTCAACACTGCTAAA GTGGGGGAGCAAACTTCGCATATGGAAATGATGGCAAGCAACGCCAAAATATATTCATGGGAAAGTTATAATGAAGATGTATCAGCTGTTGATGATGGCTCGACTATGTCTGCTTTTGGTTTGCTGGAGCAGTTAAATGTCACTAGGGATAGTACAGACTATCTTTGGTACAAAACTAG TGTTGATGTTAATCCATCAGACTCTTCCCTCCACGGTGGGGAACAACCCACGCTCGTCGTGCAATCTACAGGACATGCTGTTCATGTCTTTATAAACGGGCGGCTTATTG GATCTGCCTTTGGGGACCGAAAGTCGAGAAGATTCACCTTTCGCAAAAAAGTGAATCTACAGCCGGGAACAAACAAATTCGCGCTACTGAGTATAGCAGTTGGTTTACCA AATGTGGGAGGACATTTTGAGACATGGGACACGGGAATTTTGGGTCCAGTGGTACTGGAAGGTCTTGATAAAGGCAAACTCGACTTGTCTTGGGAGAGATGGACCTATCAG GTTGGTCTGAAGGGGGAGTCGATGAATCTTGCATCACCAAACGGTATATCCATGGTGGACTGGATGGACAGTAAAATAGCCATACAAAAAGGGGAACCGCTTATGTGGCATAAG GCTTACTTTGATGCACCAGAAGGAAATGAACCACTAGCTGTGGACATGCACAGCATGGGAAAGGGCCAGGTTTGGATAAATGGGGTAAGTATTGGTAGATACTGGACAACAATTGCCCAAGGAGAATGCAATGGATGCAGCTATTCTGGGAGATTTCAACCTCCCAAGTGTCAAGTTGGATGCGGCAAGCCGTCTCAAAGATG GTACCATGTGCCACGGTCATGGTTAAAACCTACGAAAAATCTGCTTGTTGTATTTGAGGAAATAGGCGGAGATCCGACAAAAATTTCTCTAGTAAAAAGATCATTGAGCACGGTTTGTGCTCAAATCTCAGAATACCATCCGAACATCAAGAGCTGGCAGATTGAAACGGCTGAAAGCTATGGCAGCACACAAGAATTCCACACGACACCCAAACTCCGCTTACGTTGTGCAGCCGATCAGTACATCTCTTCCATCTCATTTGCAAGCTTTGGAACTCCTCTTGGAACTTGCGGCAGGTTTGAGCAAGGAACTTGTCATGCTCCCACCTCATATTCTGTTCTACAAAAG AGGTGCATAGGAAAGCGAACTTGTGCAGTGGCCATTACAAACAGCAATTTTGGGCGAGACCCTTGTCCAAATGTGCTGAAGCGACTATCAGTTCAAGCCGTGTGTTCTTTCTCGACATCAGCTATGTCGACTAACCAAACAAATCTACACAATTGA
- the LOC141643002 gene encoding protein RTE1-HOMOLOG — protein sequence MASNVDTEQQSMISDSSAEMMQIDPKRARFPFCIVWTPLPVLSWLIPFIGHIGICREDGVILDFAGPNFVCVDNFAFGSATRYLQIDEKLCRAITFMASRRNGEQQNSCGSEEEILSWDDGLHKSLLEFQHRSYSLLTCNCHSFVANNLNRLGFGGGRWNVVSLAVLILLKGRWVDRASMVKSYLPFVIVFPLGLFLGGWTFLQFWAMLLVLLVGWFIFGSYCFKGLIQL from the exons ATGGCATCAAATGTGGATACAGAGCAGCAGTCAATGATCAGTGACAGTTCTGCCGAAATGATGCAAATTGATCCCAAAAGAGCACGATTTCCATTCTGCATTGTTTGGACGCCGCTTCCTGTTCTTTCATGGTTGATTCCTTTCATTGGTCATATTGGTATATGTAGAGAAGATGGCGTCATTTTAGACTTTGCGGGACCAAACTTTGTTTGTGTAGACAATTTTGCCTTCGGCTCAGCAACCCGATACCTTCAAATAGATGAAAAG CTATGCCGTGCAATTACGTTCATGGCTTCTCGTAGAAATGGAGAACAACAAAATTCTTGTGGATCTGAAGAGGAGATTTTGAGTTGGGATGATGGACTTCATAAAAGCTTGCTGGAATTCCAACACCGTTCTTATAGTCTGTTGACCTGCAATTGCCACTCTTTTGTCGCGAACAATCTAAACCGCCTGGGTTTTGGTGGTGGCAGATGGAATGTGGTGAGCCTAGCTGTGCTGATACTTCTGAAGGGCCGGTGGGTAGACAGAGCTTCCATGGTGAAATCTTACCTGCCCTTTGTTATCGTATTTCCTCTAGGTCTTTTCCTCGGAGGTTGGACTTTCCTGCAATTTTGGGCCATGCTTCTTGTTCTATTAGTTGGTTGGTTTATCTTCGGCTCTTATTGTTTCAAGGGTTTGATCCAGCTGTGA